DNA sequence from the Clostridiales bacterium genome:
ATTTAAAAGAGCATTTCTAATACGTGTACCCAATTCATTTATTTTATCCAAAAGTTGCAACTTTTCTGGCATAACAATCTCCGCTGCAGCAGATGGAGTTGGTGCTCTTTTATCTGCAACAAAATCTGCTATAGTATAGTCTGTCTCATGCCCTATCGCTGATATTATAGGAATATTTGACTTGTAGATACTATCCGCCACAATTTCTTCATTAAACGGCCATAATTCCTCAATTGATCCTCCACCTCTTGCTAATATAATAACATCCCCAAGTTTTTTTTCATTCGCAAAATCTATAGCCTTTGCTATCAATGGAGCTGCAGCAGGACCCTGCACCGGTATAGGCAATAGCTTTAGTCTAAAATTACTATATCTTCTACCCAGCACATTTAGTATATCACGTATTACTGCACCCGTCTTAGATGTTAACACAACTATGCTTTGTGGCAAATACGGAATGTCCTTTTTGATGGATTTATCGAAGTACCCCTTATCTTTTAATTTATTTTTAAGCTTCTCTAATTCCAGGTGAAGATTACCCTTGCCATACTTTAGTATATCTTTTACATAACACTGATACTGACCATCTCTCTCAAATACAGATACAGTGGCCCTTATCATAACTTTTTCTCCATCCTCGGGAACAAAGTCTAATCTGACGTTCTGTCCTTTAAACATAACACATTTTATACGGCTTTTCTCATCTTTCAAAGTAAAATACATATGCCCTGTATAATGGTGCTTAAAGTTTGATATCTCACCTTGTATCCATATATCCTCTAACGTCATATCACTATCTATTAGTAACTTTATATAATTGTTTACTGCACTTACTGATACTATATCCTGATTCGTAATACTCACCCGCCAATAACTTTTGAATACATTTCCCTACTAACCTACGTAGTTATCTTCATCAACATACGTGCCAAGAAGCCCGTTTATAAAAGATGTTTTATCTGGTCCAACATATTTTTTTGTAAGCTCAATCGCTTCATTAAATGTAACCTTAACCGGTATATCCTCTCTGTACTTTATCTCATATATGGCAAGCCGAAGTACTGCAAGCTCTAGTTTTGATATTCTATCTATCATCCATCCCTTTAATGCTTTCTCTATCATACCATCAATTTCTTGTTCATGCTCATATACCCCGTCTACTACATCCAATATATAATTCTTGTCGTTACTACTAAAACTCCCATCTTCTAATACCAAATCAATCTGTTCTTGCCTGTTGCCCTTCTGCAATTCCAATTGGTACAAGAGCTTCATAACAACTTCCCTTGATGCTCTCCTGCCCATAAAACAATCCTCCTAAATATATTTTTTCTTATCTGTATGTTCCTGGTGGTAAAACTTTGTCCAAAAACTTTTTTACATATTCCTTATCGCGAGACAATCTCTGTCCCATATAATATCCAATTACAACAAAAACTACAATAAACAACGTTTTAAATAATCCAATTGTTATTATAAGCACCGACATTATAAGCCCCAGTAACGCTCCAAACACAGATCCTATATTGTCTTTGCAAAACTCTACAACGATATCTTTTATCATGTCTGCCTCCCCTTTTTACTCTACTCGAGCTTTAGATGCATTACTTATATTATCAACTATAACATGTATTCGATCTACCTCTATATCTGTATTGCTCTCAATTGCGCTCTTCGCTTTATTTTGAACTTCTTCTACTAAAACCGGAATATTTACATCCATCATTATAATAATTTTTATAACAATAAATACTTTGCCTTCTCTATTTTCAACGTAAACCTTCGACTCTCTTACAACTTGCACCTTTCTTAACATACCAGAAACAATATTTTCGATTGTATCTAACGAAATCCTCACCTGGCCTAACGGTGTTTCCCTAACTATTGCACTCTTTCTCTTACTATTTTTCAACCCTGACAATAAAAATACTACGCTTGTGCAAAAGAAAAATAACTCAATAACGAAAAATAATACTTTATATCTGCCACCACATACTACATCCTTTGCCAAAAAACAAACTATCTTATCAAACACAACTGGCCTTAGCGTAGCCACCATAGCTATCACTGACCAAACTGTGACAAAAAACGCATACACCGTTAATATAAATCTACTTAAAATATCCATAATCCGCATCTCCTATATTCTCTTTTGTTTTATAAACCAATTTTCAAATAACCTATCGACGCTCTTTTGCACTTTATTAAACTTTCTCAAAATTTATGCCCTGTATATGAATATTCACCTCAACAACGTTAAGACCTGTCATTGCCTCAACTCGTTGCTTCACCTTCTCCTGCACATTCCAAGAAACCTCGGGAATTCTACTTCCGTACTCAATAATCACGTAAACATCTATCGCCGCCTCTTTTTCTCCAACCTCTACCTTAACTCCTTTTGATAGATTCTTTCTACCAAGTATTTCAGCTATACCTCCTGCTATTCCACCACTCATACCTGCAACACCCTCTACTTCCATGGCTGCAACGCTCGCTATTATTGCTACAACTTCTTCTGATATTCTTATATCTCCCATTTCCGTAGCGTTTGTTATCTCTACCAAAGAATTTTCCACTTAATCTACCTCCTCTTGTATTAACAAGAATCATCTTTTTTTCGAAAAGCTTACTATCCATTATATCAAAATTGTACAATAATGCAACTATTTAATTTTTGTTTTTTACACATATATTGTCTATGCTTACATTTGCGTACTCTTTTCCTATTGTTGCTATTTTTGTTGCAAGGTTCGATGTAAGCTTTGGAGACTTAACTATTATGTCTAATGTATCATCCTTTAATATTGCCAAAACATTTTTTATTCCTATTTCCTCCACCATCATTTCCACTTTAGTTTCTTTTTCTTTGTTAGAAATTAATTTCATCATTTCTTTATATGCATTATCCCTTATCTCTTCTGATGCATTTTGATCCTTACTTATATCCTCTAATGCCTCCTTGTTTCTATCCACCGAAATATCTCTTTCTAATTTTGCTCTAGCGAAAAAATCTTTTTTAGACTGTACTGAATTTGCACTAACGTACACCTTTTGTCCTGTTGTATCCTTTGTTGTCTCAATATCTTCTCTTGATCTATTTTCATACTGTAAGTACCCTGCAACAACTATCATAGCAATTAAACTTAGTGAAATAATTTGTCTTTTTTTTAAAAGTATCATTTTTATTACCCCTTGTTCATTATTTGTCCATTACAAATACAGAAATTTTATGTACTGGTATATCTGTTAATACTTTCGCTGCCATCTGTAAATTCCTTCTAACATCATCGTCATGCGCCCCCTCTGCCACAACCACAACTCCCTTTATCTCTGGTTCTATCTCTTTTCTAATAACTGCTTTTCTCCCCCCTCCATTTTCTTCAAACGTTATTGTATCTGATATTTCTCTTTGCTGTATTAACTTACTACCTCCTCCGCCATCATTTTCTTTTGTGTCATTTATAATTTCCTTTTTCTCAAACTCACGTATTACTTCTTTACTCGTTTTATATGTAATCATCACTCGTACTTTACCCGCACCTTCTATTTTCCCTAGTAACTCCTCCATTTCTTTTTCTATACTATGACTTTGTAATGATGCTAAAATTTCTACTTCTTTTGGGTCTTCTTTCACATTGTTATCTGTACTAAAATCGCCTACTATCATCAATAAAATTCCTACTACAAGCACTATCAAAATTCTTTTTATAAAACTTTTCTTTGATATCTTATCCCTTATTTTTGTAAAATCCACCATTACGGCTGTCCCTCATCTCTTGTCAGTCTTCTACCACTACGACTCTTATCTTTTTATCTCCAATATTTAAACCCTTTGATAATTTACTCACCACCTCATTCTCTAAATTATCCTTTTTACTATGCCCCGTGCCTACAACTAAACTAAGTTTCTCAATTTCTCCAAAATCTTTACTTTCGTTGTCCTTATTTATATGTATATTTATCTTACGTACTTTTATGTCTATTTCTTTTAGCATCTCTAAAATTTTTCCCCTAACCTCTCTGTCGTACACATTTATTAATGTATCGCTATGACGAAGCATATCTTTTTTAGCAATCAAATCCCTTCTGTCTAAAAATGACATATCGCTAAAATTAACCACACTTGGTGATACTCCTTTTGTTATCACTGTGACAATTGGGTTTAGCATAACACCAATAATTACAAAACCCGCACACAAATTAAAATATTTCTTATATGTGTTTGCAGGTACAAGTAACTCCAAAAGTAATATAAACACACATGTATGTATCATTTTGTTTATGTACTCTCTAAAAATCACCAACACGCTCCCTTCTACTTAATCAATACAGTTATAGACAGTATTATTATCACACTTGATAAAAATACCACTCCAATCATGCTACTTATGGAAGATGTAACTTCACCAATTAATTGGGTAAATTTTTTATCCACAACAGGCTCAAGTGTCGCCTCCATTATTTTTAGGACAAATACCACTGCAACTAATTTTAAAATAGGCATAACACACACTAAAACTATGCCTATCACACTTGCTATTCCAATCACACTTCTTATCAACATAAGTGATCCTACCACACTATCTGCTATATCCGATAAATATTTCCCAACAACGGGTATACATGCACCAAACATATATTTGGCGGTTTTTCCCGTTATTCCATCTATCAAATTTGCTGTTGATCCCTTTATTGTTACAACTCCTATAAACACTGTCAAAACAAATCCACCAACAAAATATGCTACACTTTTTATTAACTTGCTCATCTTAGATAACTCCACACGAGACGTAACACTATTTAAGACTTCAAGTACTGTTGATAAATATATTAGAGGAAGACTAACCTTTTTTATGACATACACTATTATAGATATGCCATACAACACAAATGGCTTTACTGCACTTACCCTAACTATATCTCCACATGACACCATAAGACTTGTGGAAATTGGAACTACTACATGTGAAAATATATTAACGTCATCTACAACATTTTGGGTTATAAGGACACAATTATTAAAACATTTAAGTAGAATAGTTATAGCAACCATATTGCACGCGTAAAATGAGACTCTGCCCAAATCATCTTTACAAAAAGAACTTTTAACATTTTGTAAAATCGCAGATAATATTGCAACTAAACTTAACTTGATTAATATTTTTACATTGTTCCTTACTTCATTGAACAAAAGTTTTATTATACTACTTACAAAATTTTTTAGACTAAACTTAAATTGTCCACAAAGAAGTTCTTTTATCATTTCCTTTGGTGTTTTGTCTAATACATTGTAAAACACATCTTTATTCTTATCTAGAAGATTTTGTATTTCAGTAAGCTCTGGGCTTAAACTATGGTAATCCACTTTTTCACAGTAACCAATATCGTTTTTTGCAATAATAACAAATATTATCACTACCACGTACATATATTTTCTCATATTTTTCTACCTAGGCTTAATATTAATTCTATCAGCGATGTGATTATAGGAATCGATAATGTCACTATTATCACTTTCCCGGATAATTCTATTTTACTTGCAATCGCACCAGCTCCAGCATCTTTACAAATATGGGAACCAAATTCTGCTATGTACGATATGGCAATTATTTTAAGCAGTATACTAAAATAAAATGTGTTTATGCCTGCTACCCCCACATACTTCTCCACAATTTTTATAACTCCCTCAACTTTTAATATCACAATAAAAAAAATTATAAGCCCTGTAATTATAGTAAGATTTATTGCCATATCCGGCCTTTGCGATTTTATCATCAAAATAAGTATTGTCGAAATCACTCCAAGCCCTACTATCTGCAAAATTCCCATGCCCATTTATCCTTTCTCCTAAAATTGGAATATCGTTTTTACAACACTAAAAAGCTTTGCTATTTGACCCACAACCATCATCAGCACAACTACTAATCCTACTATTGTTGTCATCATTGCTTGTTCTTCTCTCCCAGATTTGGTTAGTAATATGTTTAATATGGAAACAAGTATACCTATTGTGGCTATTTTGAAAATTATATTTATATCCATAGTCATCCTTTCATAATAATATTATAATTATTGTCATACCAATCAATATACTTAAATTCTTAAACAAAAGCTCATTTTTCTTTCTTTGATCTTCTGCTTTTCTCTCCTGATTTTTAAGCCTTCCAACAATATTTTTTATATTGCAAACCTCGCCATCAACATCAGATGTCCCAAGTAAATTAGCTAACGATAAAAGTATCTTTATATCTTCATCCCAAAGATATGTATTTTTATAATTCTTATCCAAAGCAATCGTCCATGCTTTTCTACTAGGATGAATTTTTAATTCTAAAGACATCGCTTTTAAAATACTTGACACTCTATCACTAGCACTAGCTGCAATTTTTAAAAATGCATCACCTAACACATTTGAATAAAATGCTATTTCATTTGAAAGTTCCTCTAATGCCTGCTCAAAACCGCGTATATCCTCTACCCTATTTTTTAATGTAGATGACCACCAAATACCAATAGCGTAACTTGACACCCCAATTAACGCGCTTCCCATAATCTTACACAACATTTTTTTCATCCTCTATTCGCATTATATTATTGTAATTCTCATCCAAAATTTCTTTTACCTCACCAACTTTTTTGTCTTTGCCTAAAATAATAAAACGTTCAAATATTTTGTGTGATAACCCTCTTTTTTGCGCATCTAAAATATCAAACCCATGCATAGTAGATATTATTCTTACACCGCAGTTTATAATTTTTAATAGAGCTTTAAAATCCTGTTCACTCCCAATTTCATCTGTAGCTATGACATCGGGAGACATGGTACGTAATGCAAGCATCATTCCATCATATTTGGGGCAAGCATCTAACACATCACTTCGTAATCCTATGTCATTTTGTGGAACACCATTGTACACCGCTGCAATTTCTGAACGCTCATCTATAATAGATACCTTCATCCCTCGGATATGTAAACTAGAACCCCCATCACTTATAATACGTAATATATCACGCAACATGGTCGTCTTGCCATATGATGGCGGTGATATAATAAGTGTATTATATATATCTTTACGGTCTCGCACAATGTAACTTATCACTTTTTGGCCTATGCCTTTCATTTCCCTTGCTACTCTTATATTTATAGAGGATATATCTTTTATATTTTTTATTGCACCATTTTCAATTATCACCTTACCCATTATCCCAATTCTATGCCCACCCTTAACCGTTATAAAACCACTTCGTATGGTATTTAAATATGCATAAATAGAATTATCACATATTCTATTTAATGTATCCCAAACATCCGTACGCGTTGCAACTAACGCCTGAGTTTGATTTTGGGTTATTGTTCCACTTTTTGTAATAAAAAAATCTTGATCACAACAAACCATAACTAGCGGCCTATTTACTCTTAATCTTATCTCACTTATTTGCGAAAGAATATAATCATTTGTTCTACACATCACACTTTCTAAACTTTTGGACATATATTTTTTTATAATTTCTCTTACAGTATTCAATATTCTCTCCTCCTTTTTTTGTGGCTACTCTTAATATTATGATGCTTTGTCCATTTATAGTACAATGATAAAAAATTAATTTTTCATCTTGATTTCTGCTCAATATGTTATATAATTGTGTTTGGGGTTTTTGTTTTTAAAAAAAAAATAATTTTTATAAGGGTTGATTTTTTTGTTTAATTTCAGAAAGTTGAATTGGAGTTTAATTTTATTTCTTTTATTTAATACATTAAAACTTGTTTGTTTTAACGTCATTATATCTGATAATATAGGCTTTATGCCAATTTTTATTGGTATGAAATTTATTCTAAATTCAGTTTTGGTATTTTGTCTGTTTGTACCTTTGTTAAAAAATAAATTAATAAAAACTTGTTTGTTTGTATATTCGTTACAGTTTGTTTATTTAACCGCACATTTATGTTATTTTAAATATTTTCATAATTACTTACATATAATGCAAACCTTCACATTATTTGCTGAAGGTACGAAGGCATTAGCTAATTTGTACTTCTTTTTAGATGGATCATTTTTATTTTTATTTATAGATTTACCATTTTTTATTCATTTTATGAGAAATAAATCTAAAGATGTACATTGCCGTTTTCCCACTATAATATCCATGTTTGTGATAGCGGGGTTGTCGGCTTTTTGCTATATTAACTTATTTGCACCATACATAAATGATCGCTCTTTATCACCTCTTTTGGTTGCACCTAACGAGACTGATATCGTGCGGAAATATGGTACATTAACTAATGATGTGTTTTCTTTTTGCGCAAATAAAAGTGAAGTCGATATACTAAAAAGCTTTTCTTATGGAAAACCCGTTTCTGTATCAGATACACCTAATACGAAGAATAACATTGTTATTTTGCAGTTGGAATCTATCGATGCAAACGTTGTAAATAAAACTTATAATGGAAAGTATATTGCTCCATATCTACATGAACTATCTAAAAAATGTGTTTATTATCCATATATGATGTCTTATCATATGGGAGGAGGAACTTCTGATTCTGAATTTTCTATTTTAAATAGTATTGAGCCTCTACAACATTATCCTGCTATGAAACTTAAAAGTTATGACTATCCAAATTCGTTTTTAAAAAGCCTAAATGCAAATGACTATACGTGTCTTGCTTTTCACGGAAATGTTGCAAAGTATTTTAATAGATTAAATGCCTTTCCTAAAATGGGCTTTTCAAAATTTTATGATATATTCAA
Encoded proteins:
- a CDS encoding exodeoxyribonuclease VII large subunit, with the protein product MVSVSAVNNYIKLLIDSDMTLEDIWIQGEISNFKHHYTGHMYFTLKDEKSRIKCVMFKGQNVRLDFVPEDGEKVMIRATVSVFERDGQYQCYVKDILKYGKGNLHLELEKLKNKLKDKGYFDKSIKKDIPYLPQSIVVLTSKTGAVIRDILNVLGRRYSNFRLKLLPIPVQGPAAAPLIAKAIDFANEKKLGDVIILARGGGSIEELWPFNEEIVADSIYKSNIPIISAIGHETDYTIADFVADKRAPTPSAAAEIVMPEKLQLLDKINELGTRIRNALLNEVSRKRDKLDMLKSRSVLKKPFERIYQDRLRLDVFNKYMKRAIDACVAGKKNELRTIICSLDALSPLKVLERGYGVIIDKASKNIVSSVRDVEVGKDILLKLKDGEVSCVVDKVTKEGMDSNGEV
- the nusB gene encoding transcription antitermination factor NusB; translated protein: MGRRASREVVMKLLYQLELQKGNRQEQIDLVLEDGSFSSNDKNYILDVVDGVYEHEQEIDGMIEKALKGWMIDRISKLELAVLRLAIYEIKYREDIPVKVTFNEAIELTKKYVGPDKTSFINGLLGTYVDEDNYVG
- a CDS encoding DUF2273 domain-containing protein is translated as MIKDIVVEFCKDNIGSVFGALLGLIMSVLIITIGLFKTLFIVVFVVIGYYMGQRLSRDKEYVKKFLDKVLPPGTYR
- the amaP gene encoding alkaline shock response membrane anchor protein AmaP, encoding MDILSRFILTVYAFFVTVWSVIAMVATLRPVVFDKIVCFLAKDVVCGGRYKVLFFVIELFFFCTSVVFLLSGLKNSKRKSAIVRETPLGQVRISLDTIENIVSGMLRKVQVVRESKVYVENREGKVFIVIKIIIMMDVNIPVLVEEVQNKAKSAIESNTDIEVDRIHVIVDNISNASKARVE
- a CDS encoding Asp23/Gls24 family envelope stress response protein, which translates into the protein MGDIRISEEVVAIIASVAAMEVEGVAGMSGGIAGGIAEILGRKNLSKGVKVEVGEKEAAIDVYVIIEYGSRIPEVSWNVQEKVKQRVEAMTGLNVVEVNIHIQGINFEKV
- a CDS encoding SpoIIIAH-like family protein is translated as MILLKKRQIISLSLIAMIVVAGYLQYENRSREDIETTKDTTGQKVYVSANSVQSKKDFFARAKLERDISVDRNKEALEDISKDQNASEEIRDNAYKEMMKLISNKEKETKVEMMVEEIGIKNVLAILKDDTLDIIVKSPKLTSNLATKIATIGKEYANVSIDNICVKNKN
- a CDS encoding stage III sporulation protein AF, with translation MIFREYINKMIHTCVFILLLELLVPANTYKKYFNLCAGFVIIGVMLNPIVTVITKGVSPSVVNFSDMSFLDRRDLIAKKDMLRHSDTLINVYDREVRGKILEMLKEIDIKVRKINIHINKDNESKDFGEIEKLSLVVGTGHSKKDNLENEVVSKLSKGLNIGDKKIRVVVVED
- the spoIIIAE gene encoding stage III sporulation protein AE, which codes for MRKYMYVVVIIFVIIAKNDIGYCEKVDYHSLSPELTEIQNLLDKNKDVFYNVLDKTPKEMIKELLCGQFKFSLKNFVSSIIKLLFNEVRNNVKILIKLSLVAILSAILQNVKSSFCKDDLGRVSFYACNMVAITILLKCFNNCVLITQNVVDDVNIFSHVVVPISTSLMVSCGDIVRVSAVKPFVLYGISIIVYVIKKVSLPLIYLSTVLEVLNSVTSRVELSKMSKLIKSVAYFVGGFVLTVFIGVVTIKGSTANLIDGITGKTAKYMFGACIPVVGKYLSDIADSVVGSLMLIRSVIGIASVIGIVLVCVMPILKLVAVVFVLKIMEATLEPVVDKKFTQLIGEVTSSISSMIGVVFLSSVIIILSITVLIK
- the spoIIIAD gene encoding stage III sporulation protein AD; its protein translation is MGILQIVGLGVISTILILMIKSQRPDMAINLTIITGLIIFFIVILKVEGVIKIVEKYVGVAGINTFYFSILLKIIAISYIAEFGSHICKDAGAGAIASKIELSGKVIIVTLSIPIITSLIELILSLGRKI
- the spoIIIAC gene encoding stage III sporulation protein AC, whose translation is MDINIIFKIATIGILVSILNILLTKSGREEQAMMTTIVGLVVVLMMVVGQIAKLFSVVKTIFQF
- a CDS encoding stage III sporulation protein AB, encoding MLCKIMGSALIGVSSYAIGIWWSSTLKNRVEDIRGFEQALEELSNEIAFYSNVLGDAFLKIAASASDRVSSILKAMSLELKIHPSRKAWTIALDKNYKNTYLWDEDIKILLSLANLLGTSDVDGEVCNIKNIVGRLKNQERKAEDQRKKNELLFKNLSILIGMTIIIILL
- the spoIIIAA gene encoding stage III sporulation protein AA, translating into MNTVREIIKKYMSKSLESVMCRTNDYILSQISEIRLRVNRPLVMVCCDQDFFITKSGTITQNQTQALVATRTDVWDTLNRICDNSIYAYLNTIRSGFITVKGGHRIGIMGKVIIENGAIKNIKDISSINIRVAREMKGIGQKVISYIVRDRKDIYNTLIISPPSYGKTTMLRDILRIISDGGSSLHIRGMKVSIIDERSEIAAVYNGVPQNDIGLRSDVLDACPKYDGMMLALRTMSPDVIATDEIGSEQDFKALLKIINCGVRIISTMHGFDILDAQKRGLSHKIFERFIILGKDKKVGEVKEILDENYNNIMRIEDEKNVV
- a CDS encoding LTA synthase family protein produces the protein MFNFRKLNWSLILFLLFNTLKLVCFNVIISDNIGFMPIFIGMKFILNSVLVFCLFVPLLKNKLIKTCLFVYSLQFVYLTAHLCYFKYFHNYLHIMQTFTLFAEGTKALANLYFFLDGSFLFLFIDLPFFIHFMRNKSKDVHCRFPTIISMFVIAGLSAFCYINLFAPYINDRSLSPLLVAPNETDIVRKYGTLTNDVFSFCANKSEVDILKSFSYGKPVSVSDTPNTKNNIVILQLESIDANVVNKTYNGKYIAPYLHELSKKCVYYPYMMSYHMGGGTSDSEFSILNSIEPLQHYPAMKLKSYDYPNSFLKSLNANDYTCLAFHGNVAKYFNRLNAFPKMGFSKFYDIFKMRLSNKGWGASDGDVLDFTFNKLTKTKSPFLAYIITMTSHASFTNASHYYNNNLYDDIEDEVVKNYFNSVSYVDMVLKDFITSVRETMPNTYVFVWGDHTPAINKPLYSQASLSYDKKYFEFVPLLIITPDNKTYTERSKVASFLDIALTVLNASNSDFSISTNGIDLLDFSNTDAPAIPFKNRSYSRETLFSELIANN